The region ACGAGAGTTCGCTCGCTCACCTTAGGCTACTCGCCTCGACTACCTGTGTCGGTTTGCGGTACGGGCAGTTGTATTCTAACTAGAAGCTTTTCTTGGCAGTGTGACATCAGAAACTTCGGTACTTTATTTCCCTCCCCATCACAACTTGTCCTTGAAGACGTAAGCATTTTACTCACATCAAGACTTGTTGCTTGGCCACACACTTCCAGTCGTGTGGATTTCTTAGCCTACTGCGTCCCTCCATTGGTCAAACAAATACTACTGGTACAGGAATATCAACCTGTTGTCCATCGCCTACGCCTATCGGCCTCGGCTTAGGTCCCGACTAACCCTGGGAGGACGAGCCTTCCCCAGGAAACCTTAGTCATACGGTGGACAGGATTCTCACCTGTCTTTCGCTACTCATACCGGCATTCTCACTTCTAAGCGCTCCAGTAGTCCTCACGATCTACCTTCAACGCCCTTAGAACGCTCTCCTACCAATGTACAAAAGTACATTCCACAGCTTCGGTAATATGTTTAGCCCCGGTACATTTTCGGCGCAGGGTCACTCGACTAGTGAGCTATTACGCACTCTTTAAATGGTGGCTGCTTCTAAGCCAACATCCTAGTTGTCTGTGCAACCCCACATCCTTTTCCACTTAACATATATTTTGGGACCTTAGCTGGTGGTCTGGGCTGTTTCCCTTTCGACTACGGATCTTATCACTCGCAGTCTGACTCCCGGATATGAATGGATGGCATTCGGAGTTTATCTGAATTCGGTAACCCGATATGGGCCCCTAGTCCAAACAGTGGCTCTACCTCCATCATTCTTAATCCGAGGCTAGCCCTAAAGCTATTTCGGAGAGAACCAGCTATCTCCAAGTTCGATTGGAATTTCTCCGCTACCCACAGCTCATCCCCGCACTTTTCAACGTACGTGGGTTCGGTCCTCCAGTGCGTTTTACCGCACCTTCAACCTGGCCATGGGTAGATCACATGGTTTCGGGTCTACGACAACATACTCAAGCGCCCTATTCAGACTCGCTTTCGCTACGGCTCCGACTCTTCATCTTAACCTCGCATGCTATCGTAACTCGCCGGTTCATTCTACAAAAGGCACGCCATCACCCATTAACGGGCTTTGACTTGTTGTAGGCACACGGTTTCAGGATCTATTTCACTCCCCTCCCGGGGTGCTTTTCACCTTTCCCTCACGGTACTGGTTCACTATCGGTCACTAGAGAGTATTTAGCCTTGCGGGATGGTCCCCGCGGATTCCGACGGAATTTCTCGTGTTCCGCCGTACTCAGGATACTCATAGGTGTGTGATCAATTTCGCCTACGGGGCTTTTACCCACTACGGCTGACCTTTCCAGGTCGATTCGACTATCCATCACAACTACCATATTTGAGTCCTACAACCCCAAGAAGCAAGCTTCTTGGTTTGGGCTCTTACCGTTTCGCTCGCCGCTACTAAGGTAATCGAATTTTCTTTCTCTTCCTGCAGGTACTTAGATGTTTCAGTTCTCTGCGTCTCACCTCATATACCTATGTATTCAGTATATGATGACAGCCTATGACAGCTGCCGGGTTTCCCCATTCGGAAATCTCTGGATCATAGCTTACTTACAGCTCCCCAAAGCATATCGGAGTTAGTCCCGTCCTTCATCGTCTTCTAGTGCCAAGGCATCCACCGTGCGCCCTTATTAACTTAACCTAATTTACTAACAATGTTGTTAGATTTTTGACTTCCACATGTAGCGATACATGCTCCATCAATCCTTTAAACAGCGTTTTGAACTTTGTTTAAAAACTCTTATGAATAGTACTAATGTACTTATCATCAACGCGGTGTTCTCGGTTTGTTTTGATTAATTATATCTTTAACTATCCAGTTTTCAATGAACAAATTAGTTGATAACTTTCGTTATCAATGGAGCCTAGCGGGATCGAACCGCTGACCTCCTGCGTGCAAAGCAGGCGCTCTCCCAGCTGAGCTAAGGCCCCTAAGTTTTAAGAGTAGACCTCTCAAAACTGAACAAAGTGACTTACCTGTAGGATTCCGTTATATTCCTTAGAAAGGAGGTGATCCAGCCGCACCTTCCGATACGGCTACCTTGTTACGACTTCACCCCAATCATCTATCCCACCTTAGGCGGCTGGCTCCAAAAGGTTACCTCACCGACTTCGGGTGTTACAAACTCTCGTGGTGTGACGGGCGGTGTGTACAAGGCCCGGGAACGTATTCACCGCGGCGTTCTGATCCGCGATTACTAGCGATTCCGGCTTCATGTAGGCGAGTTGCAGCCTACAATCCGAACTGAGAATGGCTTTAAGAGATTAGCTTGGCCTCGCGACCTTGCGACTCGTTGTACCATCCATTGTAGCACGTGTGTAGCCCAGGTCATAAGGGGCATGATGATTTGACGTCATCCCCACCTTCCTCCGGTTTATCACCGGCAGTCTCGCTAGAGTGCCCAACTTAATGATGGCAACTAACAATAGGGGTTGCGCTCGTTGCGGGACTTAACCCAACATCTCACGACACGAGCTGACGACAACCATGCACCACCTGTCACTTTGTCCCCGAAGGGAAAGCTCTATCTCTAGAGTGGTCAAAGGATGTCAAGACCTGGTAAGGTTCTTCGCGTTGCTTCGAATTAAACCACATGCTCCACCGCTTGTGCGGGCCCCCGTCAATTCCTTTGAGTTTCAGTCTTGCGACCGTACTCCCCAGGCGGAGTGCTTAATGCGTTAACTGCAGCACTGAAGGGCGGAAACCCTCCAACACTTAGCACTCATCGTTTACGGCGTGGACTACCAGGGTATCTAATCCTGTTTGCTCCCCACGCTTTCGAGCCTCAGTGTCAGTTACAGACCAGAGAGTCGCCTTCGCCACTGGTGTTCCTCCATATATCTACGCATTTCACCGCTACACATGGAATTCCACTCTCCTCTTCTGCACTCAAGTTCTCCAGTTTCCAATGACCCTCCCCGGTTGAGCCGGGGGCTTTCACATCAGACTTAAAGAACCACCTGCGCTCGCTTTACGCCCAATAAATCCGGACAACGCTTGCCACCTACGTATTACCGCGGCTGCTGGCACGTAGTTAGCCGTGGCTTTCTGGTTAGATACCGTCAAGGTGGGAACAGTTACTCTCCCACTTGTTCTTCTCTAACAACAGAGTTTTACGATCCGAAAACCTTCTTCACTCACGCGGCGTTGCTCGGTCAGACTTTCGTCCATTGCCGAAGATTCCCTACTGCTGCCTCCCGTAGGAGTCTGGGCCGTGTCTCAGTCCCAGTGTGGCCGATCACCCTCTCAGGTCGGCTACGCATCATCGTCTTGGTGAGCCATTACCTCACCAACTAACTAATGCGGCGCGGGTCCATCCTTCAGTGACACCCGAAAGCGTCTTTCATAGTTCTGCCATGCGGCAAAACCAATTATGCGGTATTAGCACCTGTTTCCAAGTGTTATCCCCCGCTGAAGGGTAGGTTACCCACGTGTTACTCACCCGTCCGCCACTCTTCTTATATGAAAGGTGCAAGCACCTTTCGAAGAAGCGTTCGACTTGCATGTATTAGGCACGCCGCCAGCGTTCGTCCTGAGCCAGGATCAAACTCTCAATAAAAGTTATGATTAAGACCGAAGTCTTTAGCTCATTAATGATTGCTAGCGAATTACTTCACTATACAGTTTTAATATAAAACTGATAAAAATTTTTGTGTTGTTATCTTACTAAAAGATAACATCCTACACGTTTGGTTCGTCTTACTTTGTTCAGTTTTCAAAGGTCTAAACTTTGTTGCTTTAGCAACTCATTCAGTATATCACGTTTAGTTGTTAGTGTCAACAACTTTTTTTGTGTTTTTGAATTTTTTGAAGTTTCAAATTGTAACTTCATTGCGTTAGCGACTTAGTTATAATATCATCAACCGTTGACAATGTCAACAATTAATTTTATTTTTTTGTTGTTAATTACGAAGTTAATCGACTTATTTAACAACTCTGTTATGTTACCACATTAAAAATATGATGTCAAACTTTTTTTAATCTTTATACTTTCAATGTCGCCCTTCTTAAGGACATGTATTAATATACCAAGTTCATAAATAAAATGCAAGACTTTTTTATAACATTTTTATATTTTATCACCCAAAGTTTAAGTCCGTTATTTTATTAACTAAAAAATAAAAAGCTCGCCTTTTCAGACGAGCTTTTGTTTTTAATTTCTCATTGTTGGGAATAACAAGACATCGCGAATTGATTGTGAGTTTGTTAATAACATAACCAAGCGATCAATTCCAATTCCTAATCCACCTGTTGGTGGCATACCATATTCTAAAGCTTCAATGAAGTCTTCATCAATCCCATGAGCTTCATCATTACCTAGATCTTTTTCACGAGCTTGTGCTTCAAAACGCTCACGTTGATCAATCGGATCATTTAACTCAGTAAAGGCATTTCCATACTCTTTACCTACAATAAAGACTTCAAAACGGTCCGTAAAACGACCATCTTCTGGATTTTTCTTTGATAAAGGTGAAACGGACGTTGGATGACCATAAATGAAGGTTGGTTGAATCAAAGTATCTTCAACAAACTCTTCAAAGAATTCATTAACCACATGACCAAAGTCCATGTGATCTTCTACGTGAACATGATGCTCTTTAGCAATAGCACGCGCTTCTTCATCTGTCATCTCCTGCCAGAAATCAACGCCTGTCTGAGCTTTAATCGCATCAACCATATGAATACGTGCCCATGAACCACCTAAATTAATACTATGATCGCCATATTCAACTGTTAAGCTATCATTAACTTTAGTAGCAACATGTTGAATAATTCCTTCTGTTAAATCCATAATATCACGGTAATCAGCATAAGCTGTATAGACTTCGATCATTGTAAATTCAGGATTATGAGTTGTATCAATTCCTTCATTACGGAAAACGCGACCGATTTCGTAAACTTTTTCCATACCACCGACAATTAAACGTTTTAAATGTAGTTCTAGGGCGATACGTAAATATAATTCCATGTCTAAAGCGTTATGATGAGTAATAAATGGTCGTGCTGCCGCTCCACCAGCCATGTTATGTAAAGTTGGTGTTTCAACTTCTAAATAATCATTTTCATTTAAATAGTTACGGATTTCCTTGATGATTTGACTACGTTTAACAAAAGTGTCAAAACTATCGCGATTGCTAATCAAATCTAAATATCGTTGACGGTAACGTTGTTCTACATTTGTTAAACCATGATATTTGTCTGGTAACGGACGTAGCGCTTTAGTTAAGAAAGTTAATGAAGTTGGTTTGATTGTTAACTCACCCATATCAGTTTTCATGATTTGGCCAGTAACGCCAATAAAATCACCTAAATCTGCTTGTTTGAAATGTTCATATGGCTCTTCACCAATCGCATCTTTACGCACGTACACTTGAATTTGACCTTCTCTGTCTTGTAAATGAGCAAAACCGACTTTTCCTTTTCCACGTTTTGTCATAATACGTCCAGCAACTGTTGCTGTTAATTCTTTTTCATTTAATTCTTCTTTTGTAAATTGATCGTAAGCATCATGTAATTCTTTTGAATTGTGAGTTCTTTCAAAACGTTGTCCAAAAGGATCCATTCCTTCTGCTTGCATTGCTGCCATCTTCTCACGTCTCACCAATAATTGGTCATTCATCTCTTGCTGAGTTGTTTGTTCTTCAGTCAATTTAATTCCTCCATCCTTTTAACTATCTTCATCTATCTTATAATGCCACATTAAAAACAAAAAAGGCAAGGATAATTTGCCTTTTCATCTGTTTGTTATTAAACTTCTTAACGAATGATTCCTTTTGCCTCAGTTGCCTCGACAAAATCATCTAAAATCTTCACCATTTCAGCTTGTTCTGTAGTTTGGTTAATCGCTACTTTCGTTTTAGCAGCACGAGGGATTCCTTTTAAATAATAAGCAGCATGTTGTCGGAATTCACGTGTTGCAACGACCTCACCTTTTAAATCAACTAAGCGCTGTAAATGTAACTTAGCTGTTTTAATTTTTTCTCGTGGTGTTGGTTCTGGTAATAACTCACCTGTTTCCAAATAATGTTTTGTTTGATAAATCATCCAAGGATTTCCAAGAGCCGCGCGACCAATCATCACACCATCACAACCCACTTCATCTAACATGCGTTTAGCATCTTGTGGCGTTCTAACATCCCCATTTCCCATAAATGGAATCGTCAATTGCTCTTTAACTTGACGCAATACATCCCAATTAGCTTTACCTTCATACATTTGAACCCGTGTACGACCATGCATTGCGACTGCTGCAGCTCCTGCTTTTTCAGCAGCTAACGCATTTTCAACTGCAAAAACATGCTCATCATCCCAGCCAATACGCTGTTTTACTGTCACAGGTAATTTAACAGCCGACGCGACTGCTTCGACCATCTCATAAACTTTATCAGGATCTAATAACCATTTAGCACCTGCTTCCGCTTTGATCACTTTGTTAACTGGACACCCCATATTAATATCGATAATGGCAGCTTTTGTATTAGCTTCAACAAATTTGGCAGCTTCTACTAAGGTTTCTTTCCCTCCACCCATGATTTGAACACTCAAAGGATGCTCACTTTCATCTATATACAACATATCTAAAGTTTTTTTATTACGAAACTGAATCCCTTTATCACTAATCATCTCACAAACAACTAAACCTGCCCCAAACTCTTTAACAGTCATACGAAAGGCAGCATTACTAATTCCGGCCATTGGTGCCACAACCACACGGTTCGGAATTTCAATATTTCCAATATTCCACAAAACTAGACACACCCTTTTACTTAATTAATTAGCTTCTTTTAATAACTCTTTTAATTCATCTTCTGAAAATTGATATTTATTGGCACAAAAATGACACACAGCCTCTGCTCCATGATCTTCATCAATCATCGCTTGAATTTCTTCTTTACCTACAGAAATTAAGGCTGATTCAATTTTTTCAGATGAACAATCACATTTAAATTGGACTGGTGTTTCTGTTAAGAAATTAACATTTTCATCCCCTAACAATCGATTTA is a window of Vagococcus intermedius DNA encoding:
- the lysS gene encoding lysine--tRNA ligase, which produces MTEEQTTQQEMNDQLLVRREKMAAMQAEGMDPFGQRFERTHNSKELHDAYDQFTKEELNEKELTATVAGRIMTKRGKGKVGFAHLQDREGQIQVYVRKDAIGEEPYEHFKQADLGDFIGVTGQIMKTDMGELTIKPTSLTFLTKALRPLPDKYHGLTNVEQRYRQRYLDLISNRDSFDTFVKRSQIIKEIRNYLNENDYLEVETPTLHNMAGGAAARPFITHHNALDMELYLRIALELHLKRLIVGGMEKVYEIGRVFRNEGIDTTHNPEFTMIEVYTAYADYRDIMDLTEGIIQHVATKVNDSLTVEYGDHSINLGGSWARIHMVDAIKAQTGVDFWQEMTDEEARAIAKEHHVHVEDHMDFGHVVNEFFEEFVEDTLIQPTFIYGHPTSVSPLSKKNPEDGRFTDRFEVFIVGKEYGNAFTELNDPIDQRERFEAQAREKDLGNDEAHGIDEDFIEALEYGMPPTGGLGIGIDRLVMLLTNSQSIRDVLLFPTMRN
- the dusB gene encoding tRNA dihydrouridine synthase DusB, whose translation is MWNIGNIEIPNRVVVAPMAGISNAAFRMTVKEFGAGLVVCEMISDKGIQFRNKKTLDMLYIDESEHPLSVQIMGGGKETLVEAAKFVEANTKAAIIDINMGCPVNKVIKAEAGAKWLLDPDKVYEMVEAVASAVKLPVTVKQRIGWDDEHVFAVENALAAEKAGAAAVAMHGRTRVQMYEGKANWDVLRQVKEQLTIPFMGNGDVRTPQDAKRMLDEVGCDGVMIGRAALGNPWMIYQTKHYLETGELLPEPTPREKIKTAKLHLQRLVDLKGEVVATREFRQHAAYYLKGIPRAAKTKVAINQTTEQAEMVKILDDFVEATEAKGIIR